The sequence ATGTTTAGGAATATGGCTTGAACACAACTCTCCAGAAAGCCTTTTTGAGCTGAGTGAGAGGAGTTACAACTActgaactatttttattttcctaaattacTAGATCACAAGAAACAATTCAACAAAGATCCCTTAATATTATCTGTAATCTGGGGGCAATGGGCATCCCTTAGATCCTTGACTAATTTTAAACTTATTTGTAATTAATTGGTGATAAATATtctgagctatttttaaaaatacaaaaataattgcaTTTGCAAAGGGTTTCGGGGATAATGAAATGGTTTATGGCAGATTTATATGTCTTAAAAAGAATTGTTTTGGAAGAAGCATATTAGAACTGGGGCTTGAGAAAGCTATAGAGTGCTCATATTTTTgcctaaataaaaaaaattaaaaggaattttTCTTCACCTGTCCCCACTGATAGCAAGAACTTATGTAGATTTATGTCTCAGAAAGTTGGATTATAATATCTGTGAAAATAGCAATAAAGAACATGGAAAATGTTGAAAAACTAAAGTATTTCTCTAGATCacttaaataatttaagaaacaTGCACATTTGGACCTGGTCAGAATGTGGGAAACTCTCCTTGTTTTCCtccttaattttctttccttttagacTCTCCTCCCAAAACCATGCCTCCTAAACATCACTGCAGGTGCACTTTCCAGAAACTGGAAAAATTAAACCCTGGCTATCAAATAAATGACCgcttttaacatctctgaaagtATACTAAACCTTCTCTATCTCTTCTATTTAAATTTCCTATTCTACACCATCATTAAAATAAGTCCCATGTTGAACTGATTCATAGTTTTTCTGTTCTCCCCTCCCCCTTATTATTGCTAATATTAATACTATTTTTTCTATTGTTCATTTTAAGCTTGCAGTATTTCAATTACACTTagattaaatattcttttatgtgATCAGGCCTTGAAACCTGACCACCATACATAGAAATGTTATGAAGAAATATATCTTAAGATTTACAAGTGACTTGCTATCATATAGCCTGTTTTAAGCAGGAAAATGTTTCTAACAACATAGATTTTAATGTGTGGGTTTTATACCCAGTTTTgttaatttcaattaaaatttgtTAATTTGTTAAGTTTTACTCTGACTGTTACTTTTTGAGGCCTTTTTGAATTtcccatcagtttagttcagttcagtcactcagtcatgtccaattctaggtgatcccatggactgcagcaggccaggcttccctgttcatcaccaactcccagagcttactcaaagtcatgtccatcgagtcagtgatgccatccaacaatctcatcttctgttgtctccttctcctcccaccttcaatctttcctagcatcagggtctttttaaatgagtcagttcttcacatcaggtggccagagtattggagtttcagcttcagcccaataaatattcaggactgatttcctttaggattgactggttgaatctccttgcagtccaagggactctcaagagtcttctccaacaccacagttcaaaagcatcaattctttggcgctcagcgttctttatggtccaactctcacatccatacatggctactggaaaaaccatagctttgactagatgaacctttgttggcaaagtaatgtttctgctttttaatatgctgtctagtttagtcatagcttttcttccaaggaacaagcatcttttaatttcatggttgcagtcaccatctgcagtgattttggagctcaaaaaatgaATTTCCCATATTACTACCTAATTGATATTTTCTATATTACTACCTAATATCATTTTCCATATAAAGTTATTAACAGTCTAGCTTGTGAATCAATTCTGATTAGTCTATGATAATTACTTGGATTAAATATTACTGTCTGAAGCAAGTGGCCTAGTACTTTTGATCTttaaagaatccagattggattGATTGTTTATTCTGATTGGATGGTGGATAACAGGCTTGTGAAATTTCAAACAGATTGGTTATACCATGTCAGTACATCATGATTTCCCAGTGCTACCCACTGAAAACTCACTATGATTCCTTGCCCTCCAGCATCTTCCTCAGGGTGTTCTTTACTTCTGTGTTCCTCAAGCTATAAATTAGGGGATTGAGCATGGGAATTATAAGACTATAAAACACGGAGACCACTTTGTTGTACTTCCATGGATTCCTTGCTTTAGGTTGCCTTAGGTACATGAAAAATAGTGTTCCATAGAAAATGATGACCACAGTGAGGTGGGAGGCACAGGTAGAAAATGCTTTGCACTTGCCTTCTGAAGACTGGatttttataatggaaaagaggaTGCAAATGTAGGAGATGAGGACAGTCAGGAGGGATCCAGTGAGATTCACTGCAGAGAAGATCAAGAGCTGCTTTTCTTTGCTGTGGGTGTCGGAGCAGGAGAGGGCAAGGAGAGGGGGGTCAGCACAATAGAAATGGTGGATGATGTTGGAGTCACAGAAAGACAGCTGGAAAGTAAGAACTGTCTGTATCACAGAGTTTAGGAAACCATAGGTGTAGACCCCGATCGCCAACTCCTTGCAGACCCTCTGAGTCATAATGGCTGTGTAAATCAAGGGATTGCAGATGGCCatgtagcggtcataggccattgtGGCCAAGAGGAAGCATTCGGTGGTGGCAAAAGCACTGGAGAAGTAGAGTTGGGCAAAGCAGCCTGAAAAGGAGATGGTTTTTTTCTTCACCAATAAATTTTGCAGCATCTTGGGTCCAATGGAAGAGGAGTAACAAAGATCAATGAAAGCCAGGTGGCTGAGGAaatagtacatgggggtgtggagccTGGAATCCATCCTGATGAGCAGGATCAGGCCAAGGTTTCCCACCACGGTGATGAGATAAATGACCAGAAACACCACAAAGAGAGGAAGCTGAAGCTTGGGACAGTCTGTGAATCCCATGAGGACAAATTCTGTCACTGTGGTATGGTTGCCTCTTGCCATCTTGTTCTTTCTCttgctgaaaaaagaaaatatggcttCAAAATGATTAGATATTTACCAACAAAAGCTTCTTACCTCTTTATTCCAGTACAAGATGACCAAAATTTGGGTTCACAATCCCAGTGATTAAGAGCTGTCATTTAGCTTTATTCTGCTAAAGCAGATGCAGAAATGTCTGAactcattcattttctcttttgatggAGATTTACAAATTGACTTCTACGTTAGTGGCACCAAGTTACACACCCAACAATTTTGTACAGGAATATCGGTTTTCCCACAAACCTACTGCTATCAAATTTTAAACCTTGGCCACTGTGATGGTAAATATTGGTAACTCATGTCTCTTGATTTGTGTCTTTTTAAGCATTTTTCAACCAATtatttgcatgtatttttttctatgcTTGGTAAGTTCAGTTCCTTTACTAACTTTTTATTAAGTTGTTAGCattctaagcattttatttaCAGGTCTCTTTCTTTATTAAGGAGATCAGCTATTTGATATATGTATTACAAGTTCTTTTTTGTCTTGTCCCAGTCCTTCATTGTTGGTATGGTAATTTTTCTTTGTGCTGTGTATAGTACAAAGTGGTTTAAGTGGTTTGATGtcaaatttatctttttcttttaaattctgatCTCTGTGATAGGATTGGCTAAGCCTTCctgaatttaaaattattaaattaataatcTCATTCTATTCTAGAGCTTTATTagatttcctttttatattaCAGTGTTTGAATTTTCTGGAGTTTAATTTTGATAAGAGGAATTAGGTAATcaactctttttatttctctgaaaagcTAGCTGGGTGTTttgctgccatttttttttttttggtgagaaatCATTTGCCAACTGATTCTGTTGATTTAAAACTTCAGCCTTTTCACAAAGCAAAGCATTCATAAATACTTGGgttaatttttgcttctttttatttgtaGTCTCTTCTAGATCCAGGACTAAACGcttaaatacaatatttaaaatcttGATTTTAACACTGGTAGCAAATTTTCTGGCTATTCTCacatgtattttgtgtgtgtgtgtgtgtgtgtgtgtgtatgtatgaggaACTTTCCCATTATTTTATCAGGTCcccctcaaattaaaaaaaaaaaatctatttgtacTTAGAATGCTATTGCATTGAATGAGTATGTTAACTTGGAGGGAATTGCCATCTTTACAACCGAAATCTTCTTTTCTGTGATTAAGGTGTGTATGTTGTTTATTTAGGACTTTCCTAAAtggaattttaaagttttctttacaCTTGACAGATAAACATCCtgcatatttctttaaaatctattcacaggtattttatctttttgtagCTATTGTaagtgaaatctttttttttacctttgtGGTTTATTTAAGTATTGTTTTTATATAGGAAAGCTATTGATTTctgtaaattaattttataactgTCTTTCTTAGTATTGTtcctcatcatttaaaaatagttttttagtcgattctcttgttttctttaccAATACGAATTCatataatatgaaaaagatatgaaatacttCCCCCATTTCTATATACTATCtcattcttctctctcctctactCATATTGGCTAGTATTTCCAGAACAATGTAAAAAAAAGTAGTGATAATAGTGGCAGTTTTTACCTTTCAACTTCTTAAAGAATGCTTCAGGAATACATAGACAGAGATAACATCCAATATAATATAATTGGTGTTTGAGAAAGACAAGGCATTAAAGAACTACAAATAACTAGTGTGGTTAGAAAACAGGCTCTTCAGGAGTAGGCCCACCTTTGACACTGGTAGGACCCAAGGCAAGAAAACCAAATGGAGGCCCACGTATCATATGCTTAAATGttaaaagtcagaaaataaagttaaattaataaaatacatcCTATCTTTCACTCTTAACAAATATACTTGTATAATAACCTGGAAGGCAGAATTCTTGGGATGCTTGCCTCTCTAAGCTGGAACGAGGTGGCACAAGGAAAACCTGTCTCCAGCTGCACATGTGGCTGCACAAGCTTAGACACGCCAGCCTGCATGAGCACCTTCTGTCCACACCCTGCAAACAGCCATCCCTTGGCTCGCCTTGAGGCCTACGCATGTGAGCATCTGTAGTGTGGTTCATCCTTACTAGGTGATCTGGGAAAGAAACTCCTATAGATTCTGGGAGTAAGCTAGAGGCTGTTTGGGCCAGGAATTTGAAGGTCTTGTTACTTGGATGGGATGGTCTTGAAGGAGTGGATAGGATGGATTCTGGGTGGACACATCCCTTTGGCCTTGTCCAGTGGGATATGGTGGAGTAGGAAGAGGCATAGAGTTGCCCTAAAGAATGGAGCCAAGGCAGGGTCCCTTTTGTTTGAATCTAAGGTTTGTAACTGAATGATGAGAAACATGGCTAGAAACTAGTGCTTGACTGAAATTGTTTTCAAGTCCAAAAGACCAGGATAATGATAACGTAAGAATTGATCATTTAATTTTATCTTGTCTCTTTCCCAGAAGATATaatacaatttaaatatatacacatcaaAATTAATATTATAGAATTCAAAAGTTGAAACATAATTGAGggggaaaaagagaagcaaaatttcTCTTTGTATTTACATACCAATGTTACTGAGAGTTAGTACTTTTAACAGATATAGAATGAGCTAGGAGTGGAGTTGGAGGGAAGGATGTTGAATTCGTTTTGAGGGGATGAGGGCATCTATCGCACAGTCAGAGCTCATGATACTGATTTGGGAATCAtcaatggacagaggatgctAAAAGCTGCAGGGACCAATGAGATCatttggggaaagagaaagaagtaacAGCAAGGGTTCAAGGACACACCTTTGGTAAGTGTATCTTTAAGGGTTAGGGAGAGGAGCAACAATCTTAGGTGTCCCAAGATCTTCAGATGAGCTTATCAGAAAATGGTATGGAATCTTTTAAATACGGTAGTTTCTGACACTTCTGGCTTATGGCAGAGGTGACCCGTTTTGTTGTGGTCTTCTCTCTCTCAATAAtgtcttaaaacaaacaaaaaaccttgagATCTTTAGGCACTGTGTATAAACAATCTTAGTAAAATATTTGTGGTTCTGGATTCTATGCCATCTAAAGGCAGGAAAACATTCTTATGAATTCATTTCTAGAATTGGTTAAGTCCTCCCGCCTCATTCAAGCACTGAAATGGTTCTCAATTCAAACTGAGTAATGGAAGGGTTTAATAATTCTGGAGGAAACCAAGAAGCCAGTGGGCAGACGCCAGGTTTATTCAACAGCTCTTGTGTGATAGAAGGCTTTTAACATGTTAGCTTTTATAGAAATGATTGCATATTTGCCTCTGAAGTTTCCAAGACATGGTTAATGCATTCTAttctaatttctaaatttttaaagtttcttttctgttagctcaatattgaatcattatttaTCCTATGGAGATGCTTGTCTGCATTCAAATAAATTTCTAATTGCATATTCTTTTTTAACAGTTTTCAACCCAGTACACTCTCTGATTTTCTTCAAGGGCAATTAAGATTGAGGCTTATAGGTAACAATAATGTTTAGTCTACTACTTTTTAGAATATAGAGCTACACCTGATGATAAATTCCAGAAACAAGTatctaataataaatatttgactTGTCATTTTCTACCAAAGAGAAAGTTTatgatcactttaaaaaataaaatactgagtaTTGTGGTTTGATTACTCTCAAACTGGCTAATAATAACTGATGATTATTTGAATACTTGTAATGTGCTGAGACTGATTATATTTACATGTGTCATTCTGTTTAATGAGTAATTgtcatttcttctattttcttcatgAGGAAATTGATACACAGAAATGTTTAgcagtttttccaaatttgcaaagCAGATGAGCCAGAATTTGAAACCAGTTAGGCTGATTCAAGTTAGGCTGggatccagattgctgggagaaatatcaataacctcagatatgcagaagaccccacacttacagcagaaagtgaagtagaactaaagaccctcttgatgaaggtgaaaaagaaaagtgaaaaagttggtttaaaactcaacattcagaaaactaagatcatggcatctggtcccatcacttcgtggcaaatagatggggaagcaatggaaacagtgacagactttattttcttgggctccaaaatcactgcagatggtgactccagccatgaaattaaaagatgcttgctccttggaaaaaaagttatgaccaacctagatggcatattaaaaagcgagacattactttgccaacaaaagtccatctagtcaaagctatggtttttccagtagtcatgtgtggatgtgagagttggactctaaacaaagctgagcgctgaagaattgatgcttttgaactgtggtgttggagaagattcttgagagtcccttggaaagaaaggatatccaaccagtccatcctaaaggaaatcattcctcaATATTTACTGGAAAGACTGTGTCCACCCAGAGTCCATCCTATCCACTCCTTTCAGCTtcaatactgaagctgaaactccagtactctggccacctgatgcgaagaactgactcattggaaaagaccctgatgctgggaaagattgaaggcaggaagaaagggggacgacagaggatgagatgattggatggcattaccgacttaatggacatgagtttgagtaacctccaggaattggtgatggacggggaagcctggcgtgctgcagtccatgggggtcgcaaagagtcggacatgattgagcaactgaactgaactgaggctggtTCCATAGCCCTCAGCCTAAACTATACTGCCTCCCCACTTATGATTCCTCAATATTTACATAAGATTTACAATATTTACAAAAGATTTACAATCTTTTTGTAAtcttgtttttcttattatttttttttaaatttagactcATATGAGAAAATTTTAGGTATGATAGGATGAGTTCAGTAATACTTCTTCTTAGTTTGCTCAGACacttttaacatttattgttGTGTTTAACTGACACATTGAAATTTAATAATTCAGAGTattgtgttttcctttctttgtttgaaaaattcaaacaatTGAGAAATATTCTTAACCCCTGGGAAGGGGGGGCATGTGAACTACTTTAAGAATCTGATGAAAGCTAAGTATCTCTTCCTAGGAAAGTTTCACTCACATAAAATTTTGTGTGCGATTTCATAGCCTTCATGAGTTTGTCAGGTCCCTGCTAAGGTTTCCTCCTAGATTAATACACCAATAAACCCACCAGCTTTTCCCAGCCAAAGTCAACCAATCCTTCCCCATTTGCTTCTCTGACAGAAGCAAAACACCCCTGTCCTAAAGCCCCATCCTGTCCAGTCCCAGAACTGACATTCTTATCTCGGCTACCTTGTAGTTTGTATTACAACAGCCTTGGGAGTGAAGACTGCTTACCGGTACCTCTCAGACAATCAGTCAGGATTCCTAATGCCCTGGAAAGGTCCACTTAGAGTATTTCCAATTGGAGGAACGAGCTTCTTCATGTCTGACTGGAAGGCTTggtttctgtgttccacatccacAAACTGTAAGTATTTATAAAGTTAAAGTGTAATGAGTATGTTGTCTCCTGTTATTTCACTCTCTAGGCACCAAGGGAATAGTTTATATAGAGTTTTTGGGATATATTTAACATTTGATTTAAACTACCTTTGGGAATTAAAATCCTGAATCATCCTGGTAACTAACGATGACTCAGGCTATGATGCTTTGGTGCAAGTTCTCAAGATGACTCCCAAGTCCAGAACTTTTGGTGTGATACTTAGAGATAACCTTCCTGCTCTTGGAAGGACATCTTCAGTGGATGGAGGACCTTGAAGTTGTGGCTGGGATGGGAGCCTAGTGAGAGTTTTATAGGGGACTAAGTAAGGTTATGCAAAGGTAGTGTGACTAGGAACCACATATGGGACATTTTTGCTAGCAAAGAAAAGATGGTTTTAGCtagcatatttatttttccccttttgtaGTGAAGAGAAAagcagttttcatttttcttgttacaTATTTTGTGTTGAATCAAATTAAGGAATGAAATCATATTCAAaaccagtgaaagtgaagtgaaattgtcagttgctcagtcatgtctgactctttgcggcccatggaccatagtccgccagctcttccatccatggaattctccagccaagaactggagtgagtagccatttccatctccagaagatattcctgacccagtgattgaacccaggtctcttatgttgctggcagattctttactgtctgagccaccaggaaagcccattcaaAATCAGGTCAGTGACTAAATGCTTAATGGCCCCATAGGCCTCCTTCcgtttttttctcccttccccaTTCTGCTCTGGAACAAAATTGGAGCAATAGCCAGGTCAGTGTTTTAATGTATCTGGTCTTTCCTCACGGCCACTAGCGAAAAAGACATTAGAACCTGATACTCTAGGTCATTAATTACAGTGATTTATTACAGCCCTTGAAGTACTACTGCAAAGAACATTGTCCCCAACATCAGTATTCAAAGCAAGGCAGGGCTAAGGTGAGAGCATTCTCCAATTAGAACCTATGTTTTCCATCCCTCAGCATTTCCCAAGTCCATTGACTCACACCAAAGAGGAGGAAGCTGGTACAGAACTGTGTTCATGTCAGACCTAGTGGCATGGTGCTGTGGCCTCTCCTGGTCAATTTTGTCCTGGAAGCAGGTAAATCTATTACTTTTCATTCTGGTTTAAAGGGGAGAATTTCTAGACTATCTACAGTATAGAGTATGTAAGTTTGATTTGCTAATTGAAGAAGTCCATGATCAAACACCATATTTGATCACAACCAGCTTACCCTGACAATAAGCAATGGGACATCTATGCACATCTATCTTGAATAGTGACTTAGCTGGAGTaagggacagaggcagagggtcAGCTAAACTACTGCCATGGATCACATTTCATGTCTAGTCCCAGTTCAGATGATAATCATTGGATGTTTACTGAGAATTGATTTTCCGATggaattttcttttcataataaGCCAATTGTAGGGATGGAATATCTGAGGGGAAAGTCAACCAGGCCTCCTAAATTCTATCCTTGCATAAAGCAGATGACACTGTGCACGTCACCTGGTGGAATGCCTATGGAGAGAAACTGATGCTGTAGGTCTTACAGAGCTGAGGAGAACTGACT comes from Dama dama isolate Ldn47 chromosome 1, ASM3311817v1, whole genome shotgun sequence and encodes:
- the LOC133058396 gene encoding olfactory receptor 5M5-like codes for the protein MARGNHTTVTEFVLMGFTDCPKLQLPLFVVFLVIYLITVVGNLGLILLIRMDSRLHTPMYYFLSHLAFIDLCYSSSIGPKMLQNLLVKKKTISFSGCFAQLYFSSAFATTECFLLATMAYDRYMAICNPLIYTAIMTQRVCKELAIGVYTYGFLNSVIQTVLTFQLSFCDSNIIHHFYCADPPLLALSCSDTHSKEKQLLIFSAVNLTGSLLTVLISYICILFSIIKIQSSEGKCKAFSTCASHLTVVIIFYGTLFFMYLRQPKARNPWKYNKVVSVFYSLIIPMLNPLIYSLRNTEVKNTLRKMLEGKES